A genomic stretch from Ovis canadensis isolate MfBH-ARS-UI-01 breed Bighorn chromosome 5, ARS-UI_OviCan_v2, whole genome shotgun sequence includes:
- the LOX gene encoding protein-lysine 6-oxidase isoform X2, with translation MRFAWTALLGSLQLCALVRCAPPAASHRQPPREQAAAPGAWRQKIQWENNGQVFSLLSLGSQYQPQRRRDPGATAPGAANATAPQMRTPILLLRNNRTAAARVRTAGPSAAAAGRPRPVARHWFQAGYSTSGAHEAGTSRADNQTAQGEVPTLSNLRPPNRVDVDGMVGDDPYNPYKYTDDNPYYNYYDTYERPRPGSRYRPGYGTGYFQYGLPDLVPDPYYIQASTYVQKMAMYNLRCAAEENCLASSAYRADVRDYDHRVLLRFPQRVKNQGTSDFLPSRPRYSWEWHSCHQHYHSMDEFSHYDLLDASTQRRVAEGHKASFCLEDTSCDYGYHRRFACTAHTQGLSPGCYDTYNADIDCQWIDITDVKPGNYILKVSVNPSYLVPESDYSNNVVRCEIRYTGHHAYASGCTISP, from the exons ATGCGCTTCGCCTGGACCGCACTCCTCGGGTCGCTGCAGCTCTGCGCACTCGTGCGCTGCGCCCCGCCGGCCGCCAGCCACCGGCAGCCCCCTCGCGAACAGGCGGCGGCTCCCGGCGCCTGGCGCCAGAAGATCCAATGGGAGAACAACGGGCAGGTGTTCAGCCTGCTGAGCCTGGGCTCGCAGTACCAGCCGCAACGGCGACGGGACCCTGGCGCCACCGCCCCGGGGGCCGCCAACGCCACCGCCCCGCAGATGCGCACACCAATCCTGCTGCTCCGCAACAACCGCACCGCGGCGGCGCGAGTGCGGACGGCCGGCCCCTCTGCAGCCGCAGCCGGCCGCCCCAGGCCCGTCGCCCGCCACTGGTTCCAAGCTGGCTACTCGACGTCTGGGGCCCACGAGGCTGGGACCTCGCGCGCTGATAACCAGACGGCACAGGGAGAGGTCCCGACGCTCAGTAACCTGCGACCGCCTAACCGCGTGGACGTGGACGGCATGGTGGGCGACGACCCGTACAACCCCTATAAGTACACCGACGACAACCCCTATTACAACTATTACGACACGTACGAAAGGCCCAGGCCTGGGAGCAGGTACCGGCCCGGATACGGCACCGGCTACTTCCAGTATG GTCTTCCGGACCTGGTGCCCGATCCCTACTACATCCAGGCTTCCACATACGTGCAAAAGATGGCCATGTACAACCTGAGATGCGCTGCGGAGGAAAACTGCTTGGCCAG CTCAGCATACAGGGCAGATGTCAGAGATTATGATCACAGGGTGCTGCTAAGATTTCCCCAGAGAGTGAAAAACCAAGGGACATCTGATTTCCTACCAAGTCGACCAAGATATTCCTGGGAATGGCACAGTTGTCACCA ACATTACCACAGCATGGATGAATTCAGCCACTATGACCTGCTTGATGCCAGCACCCAGAGGAGAGTGGCTGAGGGCCACAAGGCGAGCTTCTGTCTTGAGGACACGTCGTGTGACTACGGCTACCACAGGCGGTTTGCGTGCACTGCCCACACACAG GGCTTGAGTCCTGGCTGCTATGATACCTATAATGCAGACATAGACTGCCAATGGATTGATATCACTGATGTCAAACCTGGAAACTATATTCTCAAG GTCAGTGTGAATCCCAGCTATTTGGTGCCTGAGTCAGACTATTCCAATAATGTCGTCCGCTGTGAAATTCGCTACACAGGACATCACGCATATGCCTCGGGCTGCACAATTTCACCGTGA
- the LOX gene encoding protein-lysine 6-oxidase isoform X1 → MRFAWTALLGSLQLCALVRCAPPAASHRQPPREQAAAPGAWRQKIQWENNGQVFSLLSLGSQYQPQRRRDPGATAPGAANATAPQMRTPILLLRNNRTAAARVRTAGPSAAAAGRPRPVARHWFQAGYSTSGAHEAGTSRADNQTAQGEVPTLSNLRPPNRVDVDGMVGDDPYNPYKYTDDNPYYNYYDTYERPRPGSRYRPGYGTGYFQYGLPDLVPDPYYIQASTYVQKMAMYNLRCAAEENCLASSAYRADVRDYDHRVLLRFPQRVKNQGTSDFLPSRPRYSWEWHSCHQHYHSMDEFSHYDLLDASTQRRVAEGHKASFCLEDTSCDYGYHRRFACTAHTQGLSPGCYDTYNADIDCQWIDITDVKPGNYILKVSVNPSYLVPESDYSNNVVRCEIRYTGHHAYASGCTISPY, encoded by the exons ATGCGCTTCGCCTGGACCGCACTCCTCGGGTCGCTGCAGCTCTGCGCACTCGTGCGCTGCGCCCCGCCGGCCGCCAGCCACCGGCAGCCCCCTCGCGAACAGGCGGCGGCTCCCGGCGCCTGGCGCCAGAAGATCCAATGGGAGAACAACGGGCAGGTGTTCAGCCTGCTGAGCCTGGGCTCGCAGTACCAGCCGCAACGGCGACGGGACCCTGGCGCCACCGCCCCGGGGGCCGCCAACGCCACCGCCCCGCAGATGCGCACACCAATCCTGCTGCTCCGCAACAACCGCACCGCGGCGGCGCGAGTGCGGACGGCCGGCCCCTCTGCAGCCGCAGCCGGCCGCCCCAGGCCCGTCGCCCGCCACTGGTTCCAAGCTGGCTACTCGACGTCTGGGGCCCACGAGGCTGGGACCTCGCGCGCTGATAACCAGACGGCACAGGGAGAGGTCCCGACGCTCAGTAACCTGCGACCGCCTAACCGCGTGGACGTGGACGGCATGGTGGGCGACGACCCGTACAACCCCTATAAGTACACCGACGACAACCCCTATTACAACTATTACGACACGTACGAAAGGCCCAGGCCTGGGAGCAGGTACCGGCCCGGATACGGCACCGGCTACTTCCAGTATG GTCTTCCGGACCTGGTGCCCGATCCCTACTACATCCAGGCTTCCACATACGTGCAAAAGATGGCCATGTACAACCTGAGATGCGCTGCGGAGGAAAACTGCTTGGCCAG CTCAGCATACAGGGCAGATGTCAGAGATTATGATCACAGGGTGCTGCTAAGATTTCCCCAGAGAGTGAAAAACCAAGGGACATCTGATTTCCTACCAAGTCGACCAAGATATTCCTGGGAATGGCACAGTTGTCACCA ACATTACCACAGCATGGATGAATTCAGCCACTATGACCTGCTTGATGCCAGCACCCAGAGGAGAGTGGCTGAGGGCCACAAGGCGAGCTTCTGTCTTGAGGACACGTCGTGTGACTACGGCTACCACAGGCGGTTTGCGTGCACTGCCCACACACAG GGCTTGAGTCCTGGCTGCTATGATACCTATAATGCAGACATAGACTGCCAATGGATTGATATCACTGATGTCAAACCTGGAAACTATATTCTCAAG GTCAGTGTGAATCCCAGCTATTTGGTGCCTGAGTCAGACTATTCCAATAATGTCGTCCGCTGTGAAATTCGCTACACAGGACATCACGCATATGCCTCGGGCTGCACAATTTCACC